The following nucleotide sequence is from Gymnodinialimonas sp. 202GB13-11.
TTCAAGGGCGGTGGCAGTGTCTTGTTCGTCGTTGCCGGTGACATGGGCGGGGATGTAGATCGTGAAGGTTGTCCCTGCGCCAACGACGCTGTCGACAAAAATATAGCCGCCGGTTTGCTTGATGATCCCGTAGGCCATCGAAAGGCCAAGGCCGGTGCCTTCACCCGTTCTTTTCGTCGTGAAAAACGGCTCGAAAATGCGGTTGAGTTTGTCAGCCGGAATGCCGCTGCCCTGGTCACGGACCCGTATGGTCACGTAAGACCCAGGCGGCACAACCGCCTGATCCCGCTTCATCATTTCTGACAGGTGCACCATGCGTGTCTCAACCCGCACCTCGCCACCGTCTGGCATTGCGTCGCGGGCGTTGACGACAAGGTTCATAAGCACCTGATCTAATTGCCGACGGTCGGCGCGGATGGGCTCCAGCCCCGGATCATTCGAAAGCCTCAGCGTGATCCGCTCCCCCACCAAACGGTTGAGGAGGTGGGTCAATTCGCCAATGGAGTCGCGCAGATCAATAACTTCAGGTTCCAACGTCTGCTTGCGCGAGAAAGCCAATAGCTGCCCGACAAGCGAGGCCGCACGATTGGCGTTCTGGTTGATCTGAACAAGGTCTGCATAGTCCTGATCGCCCTGGTCATGGCGTAGCAAAAGCAGGTCACAATGGCCTGTAATCGCGGTCAGCAAGTTGTTGAAATCATGGGCCACACCACCGGCAAGCTCACCAATCGCCTGCATCTTTTGACTTTGCACGAATTGCTGTTCAAGGGTCTTGAGCTCTGTCGCGTCGTGCAGAACCGCCAGCAGTGACGGACCTGTTCCGTCAACAATCCGGCTGAGCGAAATCTGCAGGAACGTCTCATCCTTGCGGCGCTTGGCGCGCGCCACTTCCGCGCGGTTTGGAATGCGTTCTGCCAATGTATCGGCGACCCAATCATCGACGGGCCGGCCGAGATTTTCCACGAACTGCGAGAGCATCCCGCTTGAATCAGAGGGGATCCCAAGCAAGCTTTGCGCATGCTGGTTTGATGCGAGAACCTCACCCTCTGCGCCGATATGAAGCAGGGCAACGGGCAGCGATTCAAACGCGCGCGCCGCGACGGATGCGGCGGGCGGCTCGGACAGGCCGGGGACGGCATAGATTTCGCGCCGCCCGTCTTTGGCCGGGACCACAATCGGGATAACCTCGATCCGTCCGTCGACGCCCGACAGGGACGACCGCCGCCCTGCTACAAGTGGCTGCTCGGGAAAAACATCCTCTAACGTGGTGGCGCGCCGCCCTAGCACGTCGCGCATGGCCGCATTCATGGAAAGAACCGTGTCATTGTGGCTGACGACCATCATTGGAAGACCGATCGTTTCACCCTGACGCGCATGGGCATCGGCCAGATCATCCAGCCGCCAGATCACACCGCCCTGCATCCGGTGGGCCGCCAAACGCACCGTTCCGCGTGGTGTCACCACAATTTCATGGGAGGACGGCCTGCGCCCAATGGCCGTTTCCTGACGGAAAACGACAGCTGCGGCGTTCGGCAGCGCGCCCGCGATGGCCCGGGACATGGATGTGCCCTTACGGTCGCCAAAGCGTCGATCCGCAGCCGCATTCTGCATGAGGATCGCGCCATCCTCGGTCGTGCAAAAGCAAGGCGAGGGATCATGTTCCATTAGATCAAACGCAGCCTTGATAGAGGAGCGCACCTGGCGGATCCGCCATAAATCCCGCAACGCCACCAAAACGGCCGCAACAAGGCATCCCCCTGTCGCGGCCAAAAGCCCGAACCTCAGCTCAGGTCCAGGCGCGAAAAACGTGGCAACGCCAGCGACAAGGCCAAGCACAAGCAGGATGATAGGCTGCGCGAAAGGGCGGATTCCTGCCCCTTGGGAAAAGCCGGGATCTGCGGCCTGATCGGTCAATGGCTGCCCTCGCCGTACATTTGAACGGGTCCCTGACGCCACAGGGTCCTCTTGCGCCATAGCACTCCGCCAAAATGGTTAAGATTGATTTAAGAATGCGCGAAAATCAGGCGTCTGGCGAGTCTGTCTTACGCGCCAAAACGGCGGAGAAAAATCCGTCCGAGGCCGTCAACGGAGTATCGAAATGGCGTGCGGTGCAAATCCAGCCTGGGCGCCGCGCCAAGAAGCCGTCGATTTGGGCATCGTTTTCGGCCCGGAACAACGAACAGGTCATGTAGACGAGTTGACCGTTTGCGGCGACTAGCGCCGCAGCTTCGTCCAGTATGCCCGCTTGCACTGCGACCAGCTCAGCGAGTCTTTCCGGGGTCAGTCGCCACTTCACCTCCGGGTCACGCCGCCATGTGCCACTGCCTGAGCAGGGCACATCCGTCACGACAAGATCGTAGGGAGCGTGGTTTCCCAGATCTGACGGGGCAATCTGTTCGATGCTTACCCCTGCCCGTGTGGCGCGCGCCGGCAGATCAGCCATACGCCGAGGGATCGCGTCATGGGCAAATATGGAGGCCTCAGTTCCAGCAGCGATGGCCAACGCCTTTCCGCCCCCACCTGCGCAATAATCCAGCACCCGGCCTGTCTGGGGCAGATCCAGCCGCGCGATGGCCATTTGGGGGGAGAGGTCCTGAACCTCTACAAGCCCCTCGGAATAAGCCTGCGTGTGCCGCACACGACGTGCACCATCGGTAACACGTAGAGCCGCAGGCAAGTTCCCATGAGGCTCGCACAGCACACCTTCGCTTTGCAGCATGTCAATGGAAACCGCGGGAGAGGCTTTGCGTGTGTTGACGCGCAACCAGACCTCCGCGCGCGAGGTCATCGCAGCCAACAACGTACGCTGATCTTCGATACGCTGATCGTCCAGCTCCAACAGCATCCAGTCTTTTACGTCGAGCGGCTCAATATCCAGATTGCGTGGCGCGGTCTCCTCAGACGGGCTTAGCTTAGATGGGGCATGCCCCTCACCCGAAAATATGAGGGCAGGATCGACCCCACCCAATCGGAGCAGCCCGAGGATCAGGGCGCGCCCCGTCTCTCCGCCCCCGTGAGCCGCGCAACTGTTCTTGCGCCGCAGCACATCGTAGACATGATCCCGCACAGCCGCGCGGTCTTTCGACCCGGCATAGCGCGCGCCGCGCGCCCAACGGGTCAGGGCTTGCTCGGCAGCCATTCCATCCTGCCAAGCGTCAAGCACTTCAATGGCCGCCGCATATCGCGCCTCTGGTCGCACGTTAACGTATTACCTTAAAAGCCGGACGCAACATGTTCAGCCAGCACGATAATTCGGGCTTTCGCGTGTGATTTGAACGTCGTGCACATGGCTTTCCTTAAGGCCCGATCCCGTGATACGCACGAAATTGCAGTTCTGACGCATCTCATCGACAGTCGCGCAGCCGGTATAGCCCATGGCCGCCCGCAGACCGCCAATTAGCTGGTGGATCACCGTGCCGGCAGAGCCCTTATACGGCACCTGCCCCTCAATCCCCTCAGGCACCAGTTTGTCACTGGCCGCATCCTTCTGGAAATACCGGTCCGCCGAGCCCCGCGCCATGGCGCCAAGGCTTCCCATGCCGCGGTAGGATTTGTAGCTGCGGCCTTGGAACAGGATCACCTCGCCCGGGCTCTCGTCAGTGCCTGCGATCATCGAGCCAACCATGGCACAATGCGCGCCCGCCGCGATGGCCTTCGCGAAATCACCGGAGAATTTGATACCGCCATCCGCAATGACGGGCGTGCCGGACTTGATGGCCTCGTTTGCGCAATCCGAAATGGCGGTCAGTTGCGGCACGCCGACACCTGCCACGATGCGTGTCGTGCAGATGGAACCCGGCCCGATTCCGACCTTGATTGCATCCGCCCCCGCATCAATCAGCGCTTTTGTGGCTTCAGCGGTAGCGACATTACCCGCAACCACCTGTACCTCGTTCGACAGACCCTTTACCCGCTCAACCGCATGCGCAACGCCTTCGGAATGGCCATGGGCTGTGTCGATCACGATCAGATCGCAGCCCGCGTCGACCAGCGCCTCGGACCGTTCAAAACCGGCATCCCCGACCGTCGTGGCCGCGGCAACCCGCAGCCGGCCAAGGGGGTCCTTGCAGGCCTGAGGGTTCAGCACGGCCTGTTCGGTGTCCTTCAGTGTCAGAAGCCCGGTCAGCTTGCCGTCCGCGTCCGTGACCAGCAGCTTCTCGATCCGGCGCGCCTTCATCAGGCTGATCGCCTCATCCCGGTCGGCAGGCTCTCGCAAAACGGCCAAGTCATCCGCAGTCATCATCACGCGCACAGGCGTTGCATCATCTTCGGCAAATCGCATGTCCCGGTTCGTCACAATGCCCAGCACGCGGCGGTTTTCGTCAACAACCGGGAAACCTGAAAACCCATAGCGCTCGGCCAATGCTTTCGCGTCAGCGAGAGTCTGGTCCGCAGTCAGCGTAACGGGGTTGTAGACGATCCCGCTTTCAAACCGCTTCACCCGTCGCACCTCACGCGCCTGCGCTTCGATGTCGAGGTTGCGGTGGATCACGCCCATACCGCCAGCTTGCGCCATGGCAATCGCCATCCGCGCCTCTGTCACCGTGTCCATCGCGGAGCTCAGCAGCGGGATATTCAGGGCGATGGTTTTCGTCACTTGCGTGCGCGTATCAGCATCCGATGGCAGGACCGAGCTTTTGCCCGGCACAAGGAGAACATCGTCAAAAGTGAGGGCCTCGCGAATCTCCATTGGCGCGTCTCCTTGGAGGGTGTCGGTTGGCACGTCCCTATCCCATGGGGTGGACCGGGGGGCAAGGACGAAATGTGGTGTGCGCACTCATCGGAGGGGTTGCGCCGCCTTCGGCGTCGCCGGGTGCAAATTTCCAAGGGAAATTTGGGGTGCCTGGTGGTTTACGTGTGATTTGCCCCGCGGGCATTGTGCGCCTCCGCCCTGACGCACTGCATCCGGCGGAGGTTTTTCGGGCAAAATGAAAGAGGGACGCGCACTAGCCCTTGAAGCCCGTGGCCACCACGAATTTCTCGGAACTGTCAGCGCGCGACGCCCCCGGTTTGACGTTGGCGACCTTCTTGAAGCGTTGCTTAAGGGTTTGCTGGAGGGAGCCTTCCGCCCCGCCGGCAAGGACCTTGGCCACGAAGGTACCACCCGGCTCCAGCACATCGAAGGCCAGCTCCGCCGCCGCCTCACACAGCGCCATGATGCGCAGGTGGTCGGTTTGCTTATGGCCCGACGCAGAAGCCGCCATGTCTGACATCACCACATCCGCCTTGCCGTCGAGCCAGCCCTTTACCTTGTCGTCTGCACCGTCTTCCATGAAGTCGAGCTGGTGCAACTCACACCCCGCAATCGGCTCCATCTCTTGCAAATCCAGACCGATGA
It contains:
- a CDS encoding ATP-binding protein, which translates into the protein MTDQAADPGFSQGAGIRPFAQPIILLVLGLVAGVATFFAPGPELRFGLLAATGGCLVAAVLVALRDLWRIRQVRSSIKAAFDLMEHDPSPCFCTTEDGAILMQNAAADRRFGDRKGTSMSRAIAGALPNAAAVVFRQETAIGRRPSSHEIVVTPRGTVRLAAHRMQGGVIWRLDDLADAHARQGETIGLPMMVVSHNDTVLSMNAAMRDVLGRRATTLEDVFPEQPLVAGRRSSLSGVDGRIEVIPIVVPAKDGRREIYAVPGLSEPPAASVAARAFESLPVALLHIGAEGEVLASNQHAQSLLGIPSDSSGMLSQFVENLGRPVDDWVADTLAERIPNRAEVARAKRRKDETFLQISLSRIVDGTGPSLLAVLHDATELKTLEQQFVQSQKMQAIGELAGGVAHDFNNLLTAITGHCDLLLLRHDQGDQDYADLVQINQNANRAASLVGQLLAFSRKQTLEPEVIDLRDSIGELTHLLNRLVGERITLRLSNDPGLEPIRADRRQLDQVLMNLVVNARDAMPDGGEVRVETRMVHLSEMMKRDQAVVPPGSYVTIRVRDQGSGIPADKLNRIFEPFFTTKRTGEGTGLGLSMAYGIIKQTGGYIFVDSVVGAGTTFTIYIPAHVTGNDEQDTATALEVPANAGNSLTDESRPGVVMLVEDEAPVRAFASRALRLRGYTVIEAGSAEEALETLTDQSLEIDLFVTDVIMPGLDGPTWVREALKDRPDTKVIFVSGYAEDALEGSEDGIPGSVFLPKPFSLTDLTETVRRQLH
- a CDS encoding RsmB/NOP family class I SAM-dependent RNA methyltransferase, with protein sequence MRPEARYAAAIEVLDAWQDGMAAEQALTRWARGARYAGSKDRAAVRDHVYDVLRRKNSCAAHGGGETGRALILGLLRLGGVDPALIFSGEGHAPSKLSPSEETAPRNLDIEPLDVKDWMLLELDDQRIEDQRTLLAAMTSRAEVWLRVNTRKASPAVSIDMLQSEGVLCEPHGNLPAALRVTDGARRVRHTQAYSEGLVEVQDLSPQMAIARLDLPQTGRVLDYCAGGGGKALAIAAGTEASIFAHDAIPRRMADLPARATRAGVSIEQIAPSDLGNHAPYDLVVTDVPCSGSGTWRRDPEVKWRLTPERLAELVAVQAGILDEAAALVAANGQLVYMTCSLFRAENDAQIDGFLARRPGWICTARHFDTPLTASDGFFSAVLARKTDSPDA
- the guaB gene encoding IMP dehydrogenase, with protein sequence MEIREALTFDDVLLVPGKSSVLPSDADTRTQVTKTIALNIPLLSSAMDTVTEARMAIAMAQAGGMGVIHRNLDIEAQAREVRRVKRFESGIVYNPVTLTADQTLADAKALAERYGFSGFPVVDENRRVLGIVTNRDMRFAEDDATPVRVMMTADDLAVLREPADRDEAISLMKARRIEKLLVTDADGKLTGLLTLKDTEQAVLNPQACKDPLGRLRVAAATTVGDAGFERSEALVDAGCDLIVIDTAHGHSEGVAHAVERVKGLSNEVQVVAGNVATAEATKALIDAGADAIKVGIGPGSICTTRIVAGVGVPQLTAISDCANEAIKSGTPVIADGGIKFSGDFAKAIAAGAHCAMVGSMIAGTDESPGEVILFQGRSYKSYRGMGSLGAMARGSADRYFQKDAASDKLVPEGIEGQVPYKGSAGTVIHQLIGGLRAAMGYTGCATVDEMRQNCNFVRITGSGLKESHVHDVQITRESPNYRAG
- a CDS encoding RlmE family RNA methyltransferase, producing the protein MAKNTSGRGQRDLKVKVKTARGRKLSSTRWLERQLNDPYVARAKRDGYRGRAAYKILELDDKFRFLVPGARVVDLGCAPGGWCQVAARRVNALGEKSGKAVGRIIGLDLQEMEPIAGCELHQLDFMEDGADDKVKGWLDGKADVVMSDMAASASGHKQTDHLRIMALCEAAAELAFDVLEPGGTFVAKVLAGGAEGSLQQTLKQRFKKVANVKPGASRADSSEKFVVATGFKG